One genomic segment of Rivularia sp. PCC 7116 includes these proteins:
- a CDS encoding pentapeptide repeat-containing protein — protein sequence MIKKLLVALTVVAPLLFTSSVKAENPQHVQKLLETRECVGCDLSGANLRGLHLIGADLRGADLRGANLEHANLEGADLTGANLEDAKLTSAFLTNVNFKQANLNDANLASAKIYDSNVYEASMDDINITNAEIFHTGIGIGGEAVDGNANPFPDWD from the coding sequence ATGATTAAGAAACTTTTGGTTGCTCTAACTGTAGTAGCTCCCCTGCTTTTTACTAGCTCAGTGAAAGCTGAAAATCCGCAGCATGTTCAAAAGCTACTTGAAACTAGGGAATGTGTAGGTTGCGACTTATCAGGAGCGAATCTACGAGGCTTGCATTTAATTGGTGCTGATTTGAGAGGAGCAGATCTTCGGGGAGCAAACCTCGAACACGCTAATCTAGAAGGTGCTGATTTGACTGGTGCGAATTTAGAAGATGCTAAATTAACCTCGGCATTCTTAACCAACGTTAATTTTAAGCAAGCTAATTTGAATGATGCCAATTTAGCCAGTGCTAAAATTTACGACTCTAACGTATACGAAGCATCCATGGATGACATTAACATCACTAATGCCGAAATATTCCATACAGGAATTGGTATTGGTGGAGAAGCAGTGGATGGTAATGCTAATCCTTTTCCAGATTGGGATTAA
- a CDS encoding DUF1818 family protein: MRVLKKGNGWRIGVNPVAREFKGLVGTDEWAVELTEAELNDFCRLLRQLADTMQQMESELMDEEKIACEAESSLLWMEVEGYPHAYSLRFILNSGRGVEGKWDSTVVRDLIQAAAMLDVF, encoded by the coding sequence ATGCGCGTACTCAAAAAAGGAAACGGTTGGCGTATCGGCGTTAATCCAGTAGCAAGAGAATTTAAAGGTTTAGTAGGTACGGATGAATGGGCTGTTGAATTAACGGAAGCCGAGCTAAATGATTTTTGTCGTCTGTTAAGACAGCTTGCAGACACTATGCAGCAAATGGAATCGGAATTGATGGATGAAGAAAAAATTGCCTGCGAAGCAGAAAGCAGTTTGCTGTGGATGGAAGTAGAAGGTTATCCCCATGCCTATAGTTTACGTTTTATTCTCAATTCAGGTCGTGGCGTTGAAGGTAAATGGGACTCCACTGTCGTTCGAGATTTAATTCAAGCCGCAGCTATGCTCGATGTTTTTTGA
- a CDS encoding DNA-directed RNA polymerase subunit omega, producing MLRRSKFETTQSQIMHRAEDLISAASNRYRITVQVANRAKRRRYEDFDNTEDVLMKPVLRSIIEMSDELTQPEIIGEM from the coding sequence ATGCTAAGGCGTTCTAAATTCGAGACAACTCAATCTCAAATCATGCACCGTGCCGAAGATTTAATCAGTGCGGCTTCCAACCGCTATCGGATTACAGTTCAAGTGGCAAACCGCGCTAAACGCAGGCGTTACGAAGATTTCGACAATACCGAAGATGTATTGATGAAGCCTGTATTACGCTCGATTATTGAAATGTCCGACGAATTAACCCAGCCAGAAATCATCGGCGAAATGTAA